From a single Lates calcarifer isolate ASB-BC8 linkage group LG12, TLL_Latcal_v3, whole genome shotgun sequence genomic region:
- the LOC108884052 gene encoding calmodulin-binding transcription activator 1 isoform X1, whose amino-acid sequence MAAENKPEGLKKIRNPERMVRIAVGYTGHTPPKSDDTDANNEPGQLKIYLPKKLLECLPKCSSLPKERHRWNTNEEIAAYLITFEKHDEWLTTSPKTRPQNGSMILYNRKKVKYRKDGYCWKKRKDGKTTREDHMKLKVQGVECLYGCYVHSSIIPTFHRRCYWLLQNPDIVLVHYLNVPAVDDSGKPCGPVLCSINTDRKEWAKWSKEELIGQLKPMCAGSSLHQKCSSVKQRIISSKQESGAAAGGGAAVGTGVAAGQRAEEADGTEVQNSDVSEGQTEPSPGGGRGSRGGGGERRNGRITKPSLLPQSSMEVSSSTSTNQVEVPDTTQSSPLSITSDMADSPALAIGAGLSQSTAVFMSEVTTLTGDSVYSAGHTHLLASTHESTTAGILLAVAPENQRFASFSGGVGLGEGGELVLSSSLDSGGGVSLPETTMTFDPDCFLNNPKQGQTYGGGGGKTEGCNGDDGGLHCSSNGFVYNPGLVNNIKTETTPLEQPLATQSSYVGEGTGLSPSTTLEQMDFSAVMSSACVPSLSQTAHHPSPSLFLQASPQTSQASQLQTNGTEATQESGEAQAYIGLPTVPTDSPVTNGDPHTHLHQASPDQQALCGRNGQGAAVGSFPLTTQDTTVDQSGGRGHREVGGLDKASENGGELLLKPGDPHKAYASVDTEHYLQPTDDNGGGEEGGGGGGGGGGGGGGGGGGENEILCNGVSLPGANNSVVASPQSIAASASIEGALYSSPLPQQGGGVSATSAGAGAAISLEGFEASFGSQFSDLINDFISVEGSGGGVGAAVTGVLMPQEGAAGEEQGAGAAHLQGSEVEQGALGLLQETGRLFGVTDYSPEWSYPEGGVKVLITGPWLESSSEYSCLFDHISVPAALIQPGVLRCYCPAHDTGLVMLQVAMGGEVISSSVVFEYKARDLPALPSSQHDWLSLDDTQFRMSILERLEQMEQRMAEITNQNPSSETMATKGGGVEGGGATDQQSQISPDQGSFEGRVVVVCEKMMSQPCWASSNQLVHSKNSRGMTLLHLAAAQGYAGLIQTLIRWRTKHADSIDLELEVDPLNVDHFSCTPLMWACALGHTEAALVLYQWDPRALAIPDSLGRLPLNIARSRGHTRLAELLEQLQQTPQAQGQPADTWMDRWRGESQTSGISNSSTPNPNSELRRARTENQPDNHNQSWSQTGHRAPQGTQGEQGGPPPAKRLKPSPDTQQQLANSTPSTNTLNTSPSPNPQCSLLPNTLQPQPSNLSCQNAPPASSSPNRPQLPSTPFSHLQARIGGSGGGTRWSLRQTLGQRSLARRILGKERLAIHLRHRVLSDRGEETELLTYQDNTEDLQMDITMLADHIMEASTGRLKQEAMETETDSGKVGISSDVRLLSGYLGEVESLLCSLFVSRFLNSKPQNPCPKPNSLSGPEDHQSPQAKQAPSSPFDWSSFLCAAMKEERLKADSSCLAMTEAEQGELYDTIRHALHSLRKHKGPIQEQRKEIAAVIQRCYKRYKQYALYKRMTLAAILIQSRFRSFHEQRKFQQSRRAAVLIQQYYRSYRHSLSSLLTKKQNQAARKILRFLLRCRHSPLMDHRPLKRVSLLSLSSLSPSLLVADACLHVSRGRRRGGPGLSSFPLALSLSLSSSLPISLSLSLSVSLQGLLNDVGTCA is encoded by the exons ATGAGCCAGGCCAGTTGAAGATCTACCTTCCTAAGAAGCTGCTAGAGTGTCTACCCAAATGTTCCTCTCTGCCCAAGGAGCGCCATCGCTGGAACACCAACGAG GAGATTGCTGCATATCTCATCACTTTTGAGAAACATGATGAGTGGCTGACGACATCGCCAAAAACCAG GCCTCAAAATGGCTCTATGATCCTCTACAACCGAAAGAAGGTGAAGTACAGGAAAGATGGCTACTGctggaagaaaaggaaagacgGGAAGACCACCCGAGAGGATCATATGAAGCTCAAAGTGCAGGGAGTAGAG tGTCTGTATGGCTGCTACGTCCACTCCTCCATCATCCCCACCTTCCATCGTAGATGctattggctgctgcag AACCCAGACATCGTGCTGGTCCACTACCTGAATGTACCAGCAGTGGACGATAGCGGGAAGCCATGTGGTCCCGTCCTCTGCTCCatcaacacagacaggaaggagTGGGCCAAGTGGAGCAAGGAGGAGCTCATTGGACAACTCAAACCTATGT GTGCTGGAAGCAGCCTGCATCAGAAATGTTCCAGTGTCAAGCAGCGCATCATTTCATCCAAGCAGGAGTCaggggcagcagcaggaggtggagctgCAGTGGGTACCGGCGTAGCGGCGGGTCAGAGAGCTGAAGAAGCAGATGGCACCGAGGTCCAGAACAGCGACGTGTCAGAGGGCCAGACAGAGCCTAGTCCTGGAGGGGGCAGGGGGAGCAGAGGGGgcggaggagagaggaggaatggcAGGATAACCAAACCCTCCTTACTCCCACAGAGTAGCATGGAGGTGTCCTCCTCCACTTCCACTAACCAGGTGGAGGTCCCTGACACCACCCAGAGCTCCCCATTGTCAATCACCAGCGACATGGCTGACAGCCCCGCTCTCGCCATCGGGGCTGGCTTGTCGCAGAGCACAGCTGTGTTCATGTCTGAGGTCACCACATTGACTGGAGATTCGGTTTACTCTGCTGGCCACACCCACCTGCTGGCATCCACCCACGAGAGTACCACCGCTGGCATCCTGTTAGCTGTTGCCCCTGAAAACCAGAGGTTTGCATCGTTCTCTGGTGGGGTGGGCttaggggagggaggagagttGGTTCTGTCCAGCTCCCTAGACTCTGGTGGAGGAGTCAGCCTTCCTGAAACcaccatgacctttgaccccgaTTGCTTCCTCAACAATCCCAAGCAGGGCCAGACatatggaggaggtggagggaagaCTGAGGGGTGTAATGGTGATGATGGAGGACTCCACTGTTCCTCTAACGGCTTTGTCTACAACCCAGGCCTCGTCAACAACATCAAGACGGAAACGACGCCCCTGGAGCAGCCGCTGGCCACTCAGAGCAGCTATGTAGGAGAGGGGACAGGCCTCAGCCCCAGCACCACCCTGGAGCAAATGGACTTCAGTGCTGTCATGTCATCAGCCTGTGTCCCGAGTCTGAGCCAGACTGCACACCACCCCTCCCCAAGCCTCTTCCTCCAGGCCTCCCCCCAGACAAGCCAGGCCTCCCAGCTGCAGACCAACGGTACTGAGGCAACACAGGAGTCAGGAGAGGCCCAGGCTTACATAGGTCTGCCCACAGTGCCAACAGACTCTCCGGTCACCAATGGAGATCCGCATACACACCTCCACCAAGCCAGCCCGGACCAGCAGGCCCTGTGTGGACGGAATGGACAAGGAGCAGCAGTGGGCTCTTTTCCCCTGACAACACAGGATACTACAGTTGACCAGTCGGGTGGCAGGGGACACCGGGAGGTGGGGGGCTTAGACAAGGCTTCTGAGAATGGAGGAGAGCTACTACTTAAGCCTGGGGATCCTCACAAGGCCTATGCGAGCGTGGACACCGAGCACTACCTGCAACCCACAGATGACaatggagggggagaggagggtggaggagggggtggtggtggtggaggaggaggaggaggaggagggggaggggaaaaTGAGATTCTCTGTAATGGCGTGAGCTTGCCGGGAGCCAACAATTCAGTGGTGGCCAGTCCTCAGTCGATAGCTGCTAGCGCGAGCATCGAGGGGGCGCTCTACagttctcctctccctcagcaAGGTGGGGGGGTGTCAGCCACATCAGCCGGGGCAGGGGCAGCCATCAGCCTGGAAGGTTTTGAGGCTTCATTCGGAAGCCAGTTCTCTGATCTCATCAATGATTTCATCTCAGTCGAGGGGtctgggggtggggtgggagcGGCCGTCACTGGGGTTCTAATGCCCCAGGAGGGggcagcaggagaggagcagggTGCAGGAGCAGCCCACCTGCAGGGCTCGGAGGTGGAGCAGGGAGCTCTGGGACTGCTCCAGGAGACTGGGAGGCTGTTTGGTGTGACAGACTACTCCCCGGAGTGGTCTTATCCAGAG GGTGGAGTGAAGGTGCTGATCACGGGTCCGTGGTTGGAGTCGAGCAGTGAGTACAGCTGTCTCTTTGACCACATCAGTGTCCCCGCCGCCCTCATCCAGCCCGGGGTGCTACGCTGCTATTGCCCAG CCCATGACACAGGACTGGTGATGCTACAGGTAGCTATGGGCGGTGAAgtcatctcttcctctgtggtgtttgAATATAAGGCGCGTGACCTCCCCGCCCTGCCATCTTCTCAGCATGACTGGCTGTCCCTGGACG ATACCCAATTCAGGATGTCCATCTTGGAGCGTCTGGAGCAGATGGAACAGAGGATGGCTGAGATAACCAATCAGAACCCCAGCTCAGAAACCATGGCGACCAAGGGCggaggagtggagggaggaggagccACTGATCAGCAGTCTCAA ATATCCCCCGATCAGGGTTCATTCGAGGGTCGCGTGGTGGTGGTATGTGAGAAGATGATGTCTCAGCCATGCTGGGCTTCTTCTAATCAGCTCGTCCATAGTAAGAACTCCAGAGGAATGACCTTACTTCATCTGGCTGCAGCTCAGGGCTACGCAGGGCTCATTCAGACACTCATTCGCTGGCG CACAAAGCACGCTGACAGTATTGACCTCGAGCTGGAGGTGGATCCTCTCAACGTAGACCACTTCTCCTGCACTCCACTA ATGTGGGCTTGTGCTCTGGGCCACACTGAGGCAGCACTGGTGCTTTACCAGTGGGACCCAAGAGCTCTGGCTATTCCTGATTCGCTGGGGCGCTTGCCGCTCAACATTGCTCGATCCAGGGGTCACACTCGATTGGCTGAGCTCTTAGAGCAGCTGCAACAGACTCCTCAAGCTCAGGGCCAGCCTGCTGACACTTGGATGgacaggtggagaggagagTCACAGACCAGCGGAATAAGCAACAGCTCCACTCCAAACCCTAACTCAG AGCTGAGGAGAGCCAGAACAGAGAACCAGCCAGACAACCACAACCAGAGCTGGAGCCAAACAGGACACAGAGCCCCACAGGGAACCCAGGGAGAACAGGGAGGTCCACCCCCAGCCAAGAGACTCAAACCCAGCCCAGACACCCAGCAACAGCTAGCTAACTCCACCCCCAGCACCAACACCCTCAACACCTCCCCTAGTCCTAACCCTCAGTGTTCCCTCCTCCCCAACACCCTGCAACCTCAACCCTCCAACCTCAGCTGTCAGAACGCACCTCCAGCCAGCTCCAGCCCTAACCGGCCTCAGCTCCCCAGCACCCCATTCTCCCACCTGCAGGCCAGGATAGGGGGGTCTGGAGGGGGCACCAGGTGGAGTCTAAGACAGACTCTGGGGCAACGTAGCCTAGCCAGGAGGATTTTAGGAAAAGAGCGACTGGCCATTCACCTGCGCCATAGAGTGCTGTCTGAcaggggagaggagacagagctgctgacCTATCAGGATAACACTGAGGACTTGCAG ATGGACATCACAATGTTAGCTGATCACATCATGGAGGCTTCAACTGGTAGGCTTAAGCAGGAGGCAATGGAGACTGAGACAGACTCTGGGAAGGTGGGAATCAGCAGTGATGTCAGGTTACTGTCTGGTTACCTCGGCGAGGTGGAGAG TTTGCTTTGTTCCTTGTTTGTCTCCAGGTTTCTGAACTCCAAGCCGCAGAATCCTTGCCCCAAACCAAACTCTCTCTCAGGGCCCGAGGATCACCAGAGTCCTCAGGCTAAGCAAGCCCCATCCTCCCCCTTTGACTGGAGCTCCTTCCTCTGTGCAGCTATGAAAGAGGAGAGGTTGAAAGCTGACTCCTCCTGTCTAGCCATGACTgaagcagagcagggagagcTGTATGACACTATCAGGCATGCCCTGCACTCCCTCAGAAAACACAAG GGTCCCATTCAGGAACAACGCAAAGAGATTGCAGCAGTGATTCAGCGCTGCTATAAGAGATACAAGCAG tatGCACTTTATAAGAGGATGACCCTGGCAGCCATCCTGATCCAGAGTCGTTTCCGGAGTTTCCATGAGCAGAGGAAGTTCCAGCAGAGTCGTAGAGCAGCGGTCCTCATCCAGCAATACTACCGCTCCTACAGGCACTCCCTCAG CAGCCTCCTAACTAAAAAACAGAACCAGGCTGCTCGCAAGATCCTGAGGTTCCTGCTCCGATGCCGCCACAG CCCCTTGATGGACCATAGGCCTCTGAAACGGGTGagtcttctctccctctcttctctctctccctctctcctggtGGCTGATGCCTGTTTGCATgtcagcagagggaggaggagaggtggtcCAGGATTATCATCcttccctctcgctctctctctctctctctcttcttccctccctatctccctgtctctctctctctctgtctctctccaagGACTGCTGAATGATGTCGGTACTTGTGCATGA
- the LOC108884052 gene encoding calmodulin-binding transcription activator 1 isoform X5, which produces MAAENKPEGLKKIRNPERMVRIAVGYTGHTPPKSDDTDANNEPGQLKIYLPKKLLECLPKCSSLPKERHRWNTNEEIAAYLITFEKHDEWLTTSPKTRPQNGSMILYNRKKVKYRKDGYCWKKRKDGKTTREDHMKLKVQGVECLYGCYVHSSIIPTFHRRCYWLLQNPDIVLVHYLNVPAVDDSGKPCGPVLCSINTDRKEWAKWSKEELIGQLKPMCAGSSLHQKCSSVKQRIISSKQESGAAAGGGAAVGTGVAAGQRAEEADGTEVQNSDVSEGQTEPSPGGGRGSRGGGGERRNGRITKPSLLPQSSMEVSSSTSTNQVEVPDTTQSSPLSITSDMADSPALAIGAGLSQSTAVFMSEVTTLTGDSVYSAGHTHLLASTHESTTAGILLAVAPENQRFASFSGGVGLGEGGELVLSSSLDSGGGVSLPETTMTFDPDCFLNNPKQGQTYGGGGGKTEGCNGDDGGLHCSSNGFVYNPGLVNNIKTETTPLEQPLATQSSYVGEGTGLSPSTTLEQMDFSAVMSSACVPSLSQTAHHPSPSLFLQASPQTSQASQLQTNGTEATQESGEAQAYIGLPTVPTDSPVTNGDPHTHLHQASPDQQALCGRNGQGAAVGSFPLTTQDTTVDQSGGRGHREVGGLDKASENGGELLLKPGDPHKAYASVDTEHYLQPTDDNGGGEEGGGGGGGGGGGGGGGGGGENEILCNGVSLPGANNSVVASPQSIAASASIEGALYSSPLPQQGGGVSATSAGAGAAISLEGFEASFGSQFSDLINDFISVEGSGGGVGAAVTGVLMPQEGAAGEEQGAGAAHLQGSEVEQGALGLLQETGRLFGVTDYSPEWSYPEGGVKVLITGPWLESSSEYSCLFDHISVPAALIQPGVLRCYCPAHDTGLVMLQVAMGGEVISSSVVFEYKARDLPALPSSQHDWLSLDDTQFRMSILERLEQMEQRMAEITNQNPSSETMATKGGGVEGGGATDQQSQISPDQGSFEGRVVVVCEKMMSQPCWASSNQLVHSKNSRGMTLLHLAAAQGYAGLIQTLIRWRTKHADSIDLELEVDPLNVDHFSCTPLMWACALGHTEAALVLYQWDPRALAIPDSLGRLPLNIARSRGHTRLAELLEQLQQTPQAQGQPADTWMDRWRGESQTSGISNSSTPNPNSELRRARTENQPDNHNQSWSQTGHRAPQGTQGEQGGPPPAKRLKPSPDTQQQLANSTPSTNTLNTSPSPNPQCSLLPNTLQPQPSNLSCQNAPPASSSPNRPQLPSTPFSHLQARIGGSGGGTRWSLRQTLGQRSLARRILGKERLAIHLRHRVLSDRGEETELLTYQDNTEDLQMDITMLADHIMEASTGRLKQEAMETETDSGKVGISSDVRLLSGYLGEVESLLCSLFVSRFLNSKPQNPCPKPNSLSGPEDHQSPQAKQAPSSPFDWSSFLCAAMKEERLKADSSCLAMTEAEQGELYDTIRHALHSLRKHKGPIQEQRKEIAAVIQRCYKRYKQYALYKRMTLAAILIQSRFRSFHEQRKFQQSRRAAVLIQQYYRSYRHSLSLLTKKQNQAARKILRFLLRCRHRAREQRKARGPESPPPGPTHSPLSL; this is translated from the exons ATGAGCCAGGCCAGTTGAAGATCTACCTTCCTAAGAAGCTGCTAGAGTGTCTACCCAAATGTTCCTCTCTGCCCAAGGAGCGCCATCGCTGGAACACCAACGAG GAGATTGCTGCATATCTCATCACTTTTGAGAAACATGATGAGTGGCTGACGACATCGCCAAAAACCAG GCCTCAAAATGGCTCTATGATCCTCTACAACCGAAAGAAGGTGAAGTACAGGAAAGATGGCTACTGctggaagaaaaggaaagacgGGAAGACCACCCGAGAGGATCATATGAAGCTCAAAGTGCAGGGAGTAGAG tGTCTGTATGGCTGCTACGTCCACTCCTCCATCATCCCCACCTTCCATCGTAGATGctattggctgctgcag AACCCAGACATCGTGCTGGTCCACTACCTGAATGTACCAGCAGTGGACGATAGCGGGAAGCCATGTGGTCCCGTCCTCTGCTCCatcaacacagacaggaaggagTGGGCCAAGTGGAGCAAGGAGGAGCTCATTGGACAACTCAAACCTATGT GTGCTGGAAGCAGCCTGCATCAGAAATGTTCCAGTGTCAAGCAGCGCATCATTTCATCCAAGCAGGAGTCaggggcagcagcaggaggtggagctgCAGTGGGTACCGGCGTAGCGGCGGGTCAGAGAGCTGAAGAAGCAGATGGCACCGAGGTCCAGAACAGCGACGTGTCAGAGGGCCAGACAGAGCCTAGTCCTGGAGGGGGCAGGGGGAGCAGAGGGGgcggaggagagaggaggaatggcAGGATAACCAAACCCTCCTTACTCCCACAGAGTAGCATGGAGGTGTCCTCCTCCACTTCCACTAACCAGGTGGAGGTCCCTGACACCACCCAGAGCTCCCCATTGTCAATCACCAGCGACATGGCTGACAGCCCCGCTCTCGCCATCGGGGCTGGCTTGTCGCAGAGCACAGCTGTGTTCATGTCTGAGGTCACCACATTGACTGGAGATTCGGTTTACTCTGCTGGCCACACCCACCTGCTGGCATCCACCCACGAGAGTACCACCGCTGGCATCCTGTTAGCTGTTGCCCCTGAAAACCAGAGGTTTGCATCGTTCTCTGGTGGGGTGGGCttaggggagggaggagagttGGTTCTGTCCAGCTCCCTAGACTCTGGTGGAGGAGTCAGCCTTCCTGAAACcaccatgacctttgaccccgaTTGCTTCCTCAACAATCCCAAGCAGGGCCAGACatatggaggaggtggagggaagaCTGAGGGGTGTAATGGTGATGATGGAGGACTCCACTGTTCCTCTAACGGCTTTGTCTACAACCCAGGCCTCGTCAACAACATCAAGACGGAAACGACGCCCCTGGAGCAGCCGCTGGCCACTCAGAGCAGCTATGTAGGAGAGGGGACAGGCCTCAGCCCCAGCACCACCCTGGAGCAAATGGACTTCAGTGCTGTCATGTCATCAGCCTGTGTCCCGAGTCTGAGCCAGACTGCACACCACCCCTCCCCAAGCCTCTTCCTCCAGGCCTCCCCCCAGACAAGCCAGGCCTCCCAGCTGCAGACCAACGGTACTGAGGCAACACAGGAGTCAGGAGAGGCCCAGGCTTACATAGGTCTGCCCACAGTGCCAACAGACTCTCCGGTCACCAATGGAGATCCGCATACACACCTCCACCAAGCCAGCCCGGACCAGCAGGCCCTGTGTGGACGGAATGGACAAGGAGCAGCAGTGGGCTCTTTTCCCCTGACAACACAGGATACTACAGTTGACCAGTCGGGTGGCAGGGGACACCGGGAGGTGGGGGGCTTAGACAAGGCTTCTGAGAATGGAGGAGAGCTACTACTTAAGCCTGGGGATCCTCACAAGGCCTATGCGAGCGTGGACACCGAGCACTACCTGCAACCCACAGATGACaatggagggggagaggagggtggaggagggggtggtggtggtggaggaggaggaggaggaggagggggaggggaaaaTGAGATTCTCTGTAATGGCGTGAGCTTGCCGGGAGCCAACAATTCAGTGGTGGCCAGTCCTCAGTCGATAGCTGCTAGCGCGAGCATCGAGGGGGCGCTCTACagttctcctctccctcagcaAGGTGGGGGGGTGTCAGCCACATCAGCCGGGGCAGGGGCAGCCATCAGCCTGGAAGGTTTTGAGGCTTCATTCGGAAGCCAGTTCTCTGATCTCATCAATGATTTCATCTCAGTCGAGGGGtctgggggtggggtgggagcGGCCGTCACTGGGGTTCTAATGCCCCAGGAGGGggcagcaggagaggagcagggTGCAGGAGCAGCCCACCTGCAGGGCTCGGAGGTGGAGCAGGGAGCTCTGGGACTGCTCCAGGAGACTGGGAGGCTGTTTGGTGTGACAGACTACTCCCCGGAGTGGTCTTATCCAGAG GGTGGAGTGAAGGTGCTGATCACGGGTCCGTGGTTGGAGTCGAGCAGTGAGTACAGCTGTCTCTTTGACCACATCAGTGTCCCCGCCGCCCTCATCCAGCCCGGGGTGCTACGCTGCTATTGCCCAG CCCATGACACAGGACTGGTGATGCTACAGGTAGCTATGGGCGGTGAAgtcatctcttcctctgtggtgtttgAATATAAGGCGCGTGACCTCCCCGCCCTGCCATCTTCTCAGCATGACTGGCTGTCCCTGGACG ATACCCAATTCAGGATGTCCATCTTGGAGCGTCTGGAGCAGATGGAACAGAGGATGGCTGAGATAACCAATCAGAACCCCAGCTCAGAAACCATGGCGACCAAGGGCggaggagtggagggaggaggagccACTGATCAGCAGTCTCAA ATATCCCCCGATCAGGGTTCATTCGAGGGTCGCGTGGTGGTGGTATGTGAGAAGATGATGTCTCAGCCATGCTGGGCTTCTTCTAATCAGCTCGTCCATAGTAAGAACTCCAGAGGAATGACCTTACTTCATCTGGCTGCAGCTCAGGGCTACGCAGGGCTCATTCAGACACTCATTCGCTGGCG CACAAAGCACGCTGACAGTATTGACCTCGAGCTGGAGGTGGATCCTCTCAACGTAGACCACTTCTCCTGCACTCCACTA ATGTGGGCTTGTGCTCTGGGCCACACTGAGGCAGCACTGGTGCTTTACCAGTGGGACCCAAGAGCTCTGGCTATTCCTGATTCGCTGGGGCGCTTGCCGCTCAACATTGCTCGATCCAGGGGTCACACTCGATTGGCTGAGCTCTTAGAGCAGCTGCAACAGACTCCTCAAGCTCAGGGCCAGCCTGCTGACACTTGGATGgacaggtggagaggagagTCACAGACCAGCGGAATAAGCAACAGCTCCACTCCAAACCCTAACTCAG AGCTGAGGAGAGCCAGAACAGAGAACCAGCCAGACAACCACAACCAGAGCTGGAGCCAAACAGGACACAGAGCCCCACAGGGAACCCAGGGAGAACAGGGAGGTCCACCCCCAGCCAAGAGACTCAAACCCAGCCCAGACACCCAGCAACAGCTAGCTAACTCCACCCCCAGCACCAACACCCTCAACACCTCCCCTAGTCCTAACCCTCAGTGTTCCCTCCTCCCCAACACCCTGCAACCTCAACCCTCCAACCTCAGCTGTCAGAACGCACCTCCAGCCAGCTCCAGCCCTAACCGGCCTCAGCTCCCCAGCACCCCATTCTCCCACCTGCAGGCCAGGATAGGGGGGTCTGGAGGGGGCACCAGGTGGAGTCTAAGACAGACTCTGGGGCAACGTAGCCTAGCCAGGAGGATTTTAGGAAAAGAGCGACTGGCCATTCACCTGCGCCATAGAGTGCTGTCTGAcaggggagaggagacagagctgctgacCTATCAGGATAACACTGAGGACTTGCAG ATGGACATCACAATGTTAGCTGATCACATCATGGAGGCTTCAACTGGTAGGCTTAAGCAGGAGGCAATGGAGACTGAGACAGACTCTGGGAAGGTGGGAATCAGCAGTGATGTCAGGTTACTGTCTGGTTACCTCGGCGAGGTGGAGAG TTTGCTTTGTTCCTTGTTTGTCTCCAGGTTTCTGAACTCCAAGCCGCAGAATCCTTGCCCCAAACCAAACTCTCTCTCAGGGCCCGAGGATCACCAGAGTCCTCAGGCTAAGCAAGCCCCATCCTCCCCCTTTGACTGGAGCTCCTTCCTCTGTGCAGCTATGAAAGAGGAGAGGTTGAAAGCTGACTCCTCCTGTCTAGCCATGACTgaagcagagcagggagagcTGTATGACACTATCAGGCATGCCCTGCACTCCCTCAGAAAACACAAG GGTCCCATTCAGGAACAACGCAAAGAGATTGCAGCAGTGATTCAGCGCTGCTATAAGAGATACAAGCAG tatGCACTTTATAAGAGGATGACCCTGGCAGCCATCCTGATCCAGAGTCGTTTCCGGAGTTTCCATGAGCAGAGGAAGTTCCAGCAGAGTCGTAGAGCAGCGGTCCTCATCCAGCAATACTACCGCTCCTACAGGCACTCCCTCAG CCTCCTAACTAAAAAACAGAACCAGGCTGCTCGCAAGATCCTGAGGTTCCTGCTCCGATGCCGCCACAG ggccagagagcagagaaaggcCAGGGGTCCTGAGAGCCCACCACCAGGCCCCACACACAGCCCCCTCAGCCTGTGA